A DNA window from Altererythrobacter sp. B11 contains the following coding sequences:
- a CDS encoding TolC family protein codes for MHANFAAVMAAALVAASATSVAAQVDDQPIVGPPAPFVPPLVRTEPLPPVLTLAQALEEAEARSPAVVAARAEVEAARGRLQQAGLRFNPSLNVDVENFAGTGPYSGFNGTETTVSVNQRLDLGGRRRARMTLAEAQLAVQEYRFAITRADLGLQVRHLFALGVAARDNLALARENEARAREVSRVARALVDAGKEPPLRGLRANAALAQATAALRAAEAEEEAARRSLAALFGTDIPPAELAGSDLLPPPPIVSASQTLDVRLAEAERAIADAQLRQARAEGRLDPSVGVGVRQLRETGDRALVASLSVPLPLFDRNQGNVAAARSDIQAAEARRNSVLTNTQAAIANARAALDAADARVAALAGSAINQAREALRLAELSYRAGKSSLIELLDAQQAYSETQAELIAARRARAEAQATLERQAAAVGDMEAAQ; via the coding sequence ATGCATGCCAATTTTGCGGCCGTTATGGCTGCGGCGCTCGTGGCTGCGTCGGCCACATCCGTCGCGGCCCAGGTGGATGATCAGCCGATTGTCGGCCCCCCAGCGCCCTTTGTTCCGCCCTTGGTTCGCACAGAACCTTTGCCCCCCGTCCTTACGCTTGCCCAGGCGCTCGAGGAAGCTGAGGCGCGGTCCCCGGCGGTGGTTGCCGCTCGCGCTGAGGTCGAAGCCGCTCGCGGACGACTGCAACAGGCCGGGCTTCGATTCAATCCTAGCCTGAATGTCGATGTCGAAAACTTTGCAGGCACTGGCCCCTATTCGGGATTCAACGGGACGGAAACCACGGTTTCCGTGAATCAGAGGCTCGATCTCGGCGGAAGACGGCGGGCGCGCATGACGCTCGCCGAAGCCCAACTCGCTGTCCAGGAGTACCGCTTCGCGATTACGCGCGCCGATCTCGGTTTGCAGGTTCGCCATCTCTTTGCCTTGGGCGTAGCTGCGCGTGACAACTTGGCCCTTGCCCGCGAGAATGAGGCAAGGGCACGCGAAGTCTCGCGTGTCGCACGCGCACTTGTCGACGCGGGAAAAGAGCCGCCGCTGCGCGGCTTGCGAGCCAACGCAGCGCTCGCACAAGCAACGGCGGCGCTACGCGCCGCAGAGGCGGAGGAGGAGGCCGCCCGCCGTTCACTTGCAGCGCTTTTCGGAACGGATATACCGCCGGCCGAACTCGCCGGGAGCGATCTCCTCCCTCCGCCTCCCATCGTTAGCGCCTCACAAACACTCGACGTGCGCCTCGCCGAAGCCGAGCGCGCAATCGCCGACGCTCAATTGCGCCAAGCTCGCGCCGAAGGCCGTCTCGATCCGTCTGTCGGCGTCGGCGTGCGGCAGCTTCGCGAAACGGGCGATCGCGCGTTGGTCGCGAGCTTGTCTGTGCCTCTTCCGTTGTTCGATCGCAATCAAGGTAATGTCGCGGCCGCCCGGTCGGACATTCAAGCGGCCGAAGCGCGGCGAAATAGCGTTTTGACCAACACGCAAGCGGCGATTGCAAATGCGCGAGCCGCGCTCGATGCCGCTGATGCCCGCGTCGCGGCTTTGGCAGGCAGCGCCATCAACCAGGCACGCGAAGCCTTGCGACTTGCCGAACTCTCGTACCGGGCCGGCAAGTCCTCGCTGATTGAGCTCCTTGATGCACAACAGGCGTATTCCGAAACGCAGGCTGAGCTCATCGCCGCACGCCGCGCCAGAGCGGAAGCGCAGGCGACCCTGGAACGTCAGGCCGCCGCTGTGGGAGATATGGAGGCAGCGCAATGA
- a CDS encoding DUF190 domain-containing protein produces MPETTKLLRIYTDEGAYLGDRKVLEVIASRARDAGLAGITVLDARLGFGRSAHIHRRHVFESDRAVVIEIVEKEQRLRTFVDGLADIPDIGLITLEKVEVIGGRGQKTIAEDRE; encoded by the coding sequence ATGCCTGAAACGACAAAGTTGCTGCGTATCTACACCGACGAAGGCGCTTACCTGGGCGACCGCAAGGTACTGGAGGTGATTGCATCGCGCGCGCGCGATGCGGGATTGGCGGGCATCACCGTTCTGGATGCCAGGCTGGGTTTCGGCAGATCGGCGCATATCCATCGGCGTCACGTTTTTGAAAGCGATCGCGCAGTCGTCATCGAGATCGTCGAGAAAGAGCAGAGGCTCCGGACTTTTGTCGATGGCCTCGCAGACATCCCGGACATTGGCTTAATTACCCTCGAAAAGGTAGAAGTCATTGGCGGCAGGGGCCAGAAAACGATTGCGGAAGACCGCGAATGA
- a CDS encoding efflux RND transporter permease subunit: MIARLIALSVRARWMVLFLFLAIAGLGIWQLTKLPIDAVPDITSNQVQINTVDPRLSPVEIEKLVTYPVEISLAGIPGLETTRSISRNGFSQVTAIFSESTDLYFARQQVGERLRQVTEDLPEGVQPQIGPVTTGLGEVVMYTVGYTNPDGKGAKKVAGQPGWQPDGSYLTPEGDLLTDEVAKAGYLRTVQDWIIGPQLKAVPGVAGVDSIGGYAKTFVVEPDPTKLTNFGISYSELGEALEKANLAVGANYYNRGGEAYLVRVDARARSVDEIKNAVAATRGGVPVTVGQIANVKIGGDLRTGAGSLNGKEAVIGTVLMLIDQNSRIVAENVSARIDQVSKTLPPGVEAEIVLDRAELVSATVGTVERNLTEGALLVAASLFLLLGNWRAAIIAALVIPFSFLMMAMGMNSFGVPGNLMSLGALDFGLIVDGAVIIIENCLARLAHRQEHEGRLLSLRERLEETMHASQEMIKPTVFGQAIILLSFAPLLMFTGVEGKTFSPMAITIMLALVSAFILAITLVPALVAIVIRGRVAEKEVWLIRKSKDRYLPLLDKALARPLPFIAGGVAFFLAAVPVFGLLGSEFIPQLDEKNLAVASTRVPSVSLEQSLAMQRKVEEAVAKLPEVELMFSKTGTAEVATDPMPPNVSDGFVILKPEDEWPDGVHTKGDVVERIEKAAGAQLGQLYEVSQPIELRFNELISGVRGDVAIKLYGDDLDKMSQTANEMVRVLQTIPGASSVKADQVGGAPVLDVKLDRAMIARYGLTVQEVADTVAAALGGRESGLLYEGDRRYDITVRVPDATRVNLDDIRSLPVLLPEESGELRKQVPLAQVAQISLTEGLNEIRRENGKRRVVVQLNLEGRDAGSFVQEAQAKIAQVKLPAGYYLEWGGQFESLQAATSRLSIVVPLAFVAIFVLLFVALGSAGRATAVFLTLPLGLAGGIFTLAVTGINFSVSAAVGLIVLAGVSVLNGLVVMTAIRERQEHGMPLIEAIREGMAEKMRAVIMTGFVPAIGFIPMAIATGTGAEVQKPLAVTVIGGLIAATVLTLLVLPSIAKVVLGAIENRQRRKDENASPVAPETA, encoded by the coding sequence ATGATTGCTCGACTTATCGCACTGTCCGTCCGCGCCCGCTGGATGGTCCTGTTCCTCTTTCTTGCAATCGCTGGCCTCGGCATCTGGCAGCTGACCAAGTTGCCGATCGATGCAGTGCCAGACATCACCAGCAACCAGGTGCAGATCAACACTGTCGATCCGCGTCTGTCGCCGGTCGAAATCGAAAAACTGGTTACCTATCCGGTCGAAATCTCGCTCGCTGGCATTCCAGGACTAGAGACGACGCGCTCGATTTCGCGCAACGGATTTAGCCAGGTTACAGCGATATTCTCGGAATCCACCGACCTTTACTTCGCACGACAGCAGGTCGGAGAGCGGCTAAGACAGGTGACCGAGGACCTCCCCGAAGGTGTGCAGCCGCAAATCGGACCCGTGACAACGGGCCTGGGCGAAGTGGTCATGTACACCGTCGGCTATACCAATCCGGACGGGAAGGGCGCGAAGAAGGTCGCCGGGCAACCTGGCTGGCAACCCGACGGAAGCTATCTCACGCCCGAAGGCGACCTGCTCACCGACGAGGTCGCCAAAGCCGGCTATCTGCGCACCGTGCAGGACTGGATCATCGGACCCCAGCTGAAGGCAGTGCCGGGCGTTGCGGGCGTCGACTCGATCGGCGGCTACGCCAAGACGTTCGTTGTCGAACCCGATCCGACCAAATTAACCAATTTCGGCATCTCCTACAGCGAACTAGGGGAGGCTCTGGAAAAGGCCAATCTTGCCGTAGGTGCCAATTACTACAATCGCGGCGGCGAAGCTTATCTCGTCCGTGTAGATGCGCGTGCACGTTCGGTCGACGAGATCAAGAATGCCGTTGCAGCCACGCGCGGCGGCGTTCCGGTCACGGTCGGCCAGATCGCCAACGTCAAGATCGGCGGCGATCTCCGCACCGGCGCGGGAAGTCTGAACGGTAAGGAGGCGGTGATCGGCACCGTGCTCATGCTGATTGATCAGAACAGCCGGATCGTTGCCGAGAACGTTTCGGCGAGGATCGATCAGGTATCGAAGACGTTGCCGCCGGGCGTAGAAGCCGAAATCGTTCTCGACCGCGCCGAGCTGGTCAGCGCCACCGTGGGAACCGTCGAACGCAATCTCACCGAAGGCGCCCTGCTCGTGGCGGCGTCGCTGTTCCTGCTGCTGGGAAACTGGCGCGCGGCGATCATCGCCGCTCTGGTCATTCCGTTCTCGTTCCTTATGATGGCGATGGGAATGAATTCATTCGGCGTGCCGGGCAACCTCATGAGCCTTGGCGCACTGGACTTCGGCCTCATCGTCGACGGCGCCGTAATCATTATCGAGAACTGTCTCGCGCGACTGGCGCATCGGCAGGAACATGAAGGTCGGCTGCTCTCGCTTCGAGAACGGCTTGAGGAGACAATGCACGCCTCGCAAGAGATGATCAAACCGACGGTATTCGGTCAGGCGATCATCCTTCTTTCCTTCGCGCCGCTCCTCATGTTCACAGGCGTCGAGGGCAAGACCTTCTCGCCCATGGCAATCACCATCATGCTGGCACTCGTCTCCGCATTTATCCTTGCGATCACACTTGTGCCTGCGCTGGTAGCGATCGTCATTCGCGGACGTGTCGCCGAGAAGGAGGTGTGGCTGATCCGCAAGAGCAAGGATCGGTATCTGCCTCTTCTCGACAAGGCGCTTGCACGGCCACTCCCGTTCATCGCCGGGGGCGTCGCTTTCTTTCTGGCGGCCGTTCCGGTCTTCGGGCTGCTTGGGTCGGAGTTCATACCGCAACTCGACGAAAAGAACTTGGCGGTTGCCTCCACCCGGGTGCCTTCGGTCAGTCTCGAACAATCGCTGGCAATGCAGCGCAAGGTCGAGGAAGCGGTCGCTAAGTTGCCGGAAGTGGAACTGATGTTCTCAAAAACGGGGACGGCCGAAGTCGCAACCGACCCGATGCCGCCGAACGTCTCCGATGGTTTTGTTATTCTGAAGCCAGAGGACGAGTGGCCGGATGGCGTCCATACCAAAGGCGATGTAGTTGAACGCATCGAAAAGGCGGCCGGCGCTCAGCTCGGTCAGCTTTATGAAGTCAGTCAGCCGATCGAGCTTCGCTTCAACGAACTGATTTCGGGTGTCCGCGGCGATGTAGCGATCAAACTCTATGGGGACGACCTCGACAAAATGTCGCAGACGGCAAACGAAATGGTGCGGGTGCTGCAGACTATCCCGGGAGCAAGCAGCGTAAAGGCCGATCAGGTCGGCGGTGCGCCCGTGCTCGATGTAAAACTCGATCGCGCAATGATCGCTCGCTACGGCCTGACAGTCCAGGAAGTGGCCGATACTGTAGCCGCAGCTCTCGGAGGGCGCGAATCCGGCCTCCTTTACGAGGGCGATCGGCGCTACGACATCACTGTACGCGTGCCTGACGCAACGCGGGTCAATCTCGATGACATCCGCTCACTTCCTGTGCTTTTGCCTGAAGAATCCGGCGAACTGCGGAAGCAGGTTCCTTTGGCACAGGTGGCGCAGATAAGTCTCACGGAAGGCCTCAACGAAATCAGACGCGAGAACGGCAAGCGCCGTGTCGTCGTGCAGTTGAATCTGGAAGGGCGCGACGCAGGTTCGTTTGTCCAGGAAGCGCAGGCAAAGATTGCTCAGGTAAAGCTGCCTGCTGGATATTATCTGGAATGGGGCGGACAGTTCGAGAGCCTGCAAGCCGCGACATCACGACTTTCAATCGTGGTCCCGCTTGCCTTTGTCGCCATCTTCGTGCTGCTTTTCGTGGCCCTTGGATCGGCCGGACGAGCAACTGCGGTCTTCCTGACCTTGCCGCTGGGCTTGGCCGGCGGGATTTTCACCCTCGCCGTGACCGGTATCAACTTCTCCGTCTCGGCAGCGGTCGGGCTTATTGTGCTGGCCGGTGTTTCGGTTCTTAACGGTCTGGTGGTGATGACCGCTATTCGAGAACGTCAGGAGCACGGGATGCCTTTGATCGAGGCGATCCGGGAAGGCATGGCCGAGAAGATGCGTGCAGTCATCATGACCGGTTTTGTTCCGGCGATCGGCTTCATTCCGATGGCGATCGCTACAGGGACCGGGGCTGAAGTTCAGAAGCCGCTCGCTGTCACGGTCATCGGCGGGTTGATCGCTGCAACCGTCCTCACCCTTCTGGTGTTGCCGTCGATTGCGAAGGTTGTGCTCGGAGCAATCGAAAACCGCCAGCGCAGGAAGGACGAGAATGCCTCGCCCGTTGCACCAGAAACGGCGTGA
- a CDS encoding STAS/SEC14 domain-containing protein: protein MLEIAEDDGLVRIRASGTLAGSDFDRFVPVFESVSGRKPGRIPMIIELASDFSGWDVGGLLRDLKFDARHHDAFGRMAIVGLKEWEKWGTNLIASLFPFGEMEFFELADMHEAEAWARNKSRGRKS, encoded by the coding sequence ATGCTTGAGATAGCCGAAGACGATGGCCTGGTCCGGATACGGGCAAGCGGAACACTTGCGGGCTCGGACTTTGATCGCTTCGTCCCCGTCTTCGAAAGCGTGTCCGGACGCAAACCGGGTAGGATCCCCATGATCATCGAGCTTGCGTCCGACTTTTCCGGTTGGGATGTCGGCGGTCTGTTGCGCGACCTGAAGTTTGACGCAAGGCACCATGACGCCTTTGGGAGAATGGCAATCGTCGGCCTGAAGGAGTGGGAAAAATGGGGAACTAATCTCATCGCTTCGCTCTTCCCGTTCGGAGAGATGGAGTTTTTCGAGCTGGCGGATATGCACGAGGCTGAAGCTTGGGCGCGCAACAAAAGCCGGGGTCGAAAGTCGTGA
- a CDS encoding heavy metal translocating P-type ATPase: MSERIRLDIPVVLPDVGIAADRCIARLTALLAAHEGVEEAHLRNSTSAETLPQLCVHYDPDAVSLARIRDMISTAGATITDQFGHLVWQAEGISHQRRARTVAETLSASPGVVEAVVSAAGMIRIEFDRQKTSEEAIRAELDRLDAPIITSETASASHAHDHKHRKGDHSNDNDAEGHDHAHGGIFGSQTELIFALLCGGLLASGFAAEKLTSAPPWFSLTCYLAAYGFGGWFTLREAIDNLRLKRFEIDTLMLVAAAGAGALGAWAEGALLLFLFSLGHALEHYAMGRAKRAIEALAELAPRTAMVRRGEGQVEIPVEDLVIGDTVVVKPNERLAADGFVVTGRSSVNQAPVTGESVSVDKEPVSDRAQAASRPDTVSAEHRVFAGTINGPGAIEIAVTRLSADTTLAKVVQMVSEAETQKSPTQRFTDRFERVFVPTVLALVMVLLFAWTVVDEPFRDSFYRAMAVLVAASPCALAIATPSAVLSGVARAARGGVLIKGGGPLENLGSLTALAFDKTGTLTEGRPRITDIVPASGVSESDLMKIAVAVERLSDHPLAAAIVRDGEQFLGGQDIPVASDLSSLTGRGVQASVAGKIVLIGKAEMFGHDGFPALSSQSAQTIEHLREQGRTTMAVQIGDRDLGIIGLLDTPRAAAKQTIARLKALGILRMIMISGDNQRVAAAVAGEVGIDEAWGDLMPEDKVAAIAKLRAEMPVAMVGDGVNDAPAMANATVGIAMGAAGSDVALETADVALMADDLSHLPFAVGLSLSTRWVIRQNLVVSLGVVALLVPATVMGLGIGPAVMAHEGSTLLVVFNALRLLAYRDNGGGK; this comes from the coding sequence ATGAGCGAAAGGATACGGCTCGACATTCCGGTCGTCCTGCCAGACGTGGGAATTGCGGCGGATCGCTGTATCGCGAGACTGACCGCTCTGCTCGCCGCACACGAGGGCGTGGAGGAAGCGCATCTCAGGAACAGTACCAGCGCCGAAACCCTGCCGCAGCTGTGCGTGCATTACGATCCAGACGCCGTCTCGCTCGCTCGCATTCGCGACATGATCAGTACCGCTGGTGCCACGATTACCGACCAGTTTGGTCATCTTGTCTGGCAAGCTGAAGGGATTTCCCACCAACGCCGGGCAAGAACTGTCGCCGAGACATTGTCCGCATCGCCGGGCGTCGTTGAAGCAGTGGTCAGCGCAGCCGGGATGATCAGGATCGAATTCGATCGCCAAAAAACTTCGGAGGAAGCAATCCGCGCTGAGTTGGATCGCCTCGACGCACCCATAATAACTTCCGAAACCGCGTCAGCGAGTCACGCCCACGATCATAAGCACCGGAAAGGGGACCATTCCAACGACAATGATGCGGAAGGCCATGATCATGCCCATGGGGGCATATTCGGCAGCCAGACCGAACTTATTTTCGCGCTCTTGTGTGGCGGGCTCCTGGCGAGCGGCTTCGCCGCCGAAAAGCTGACCTCTGCTCCGCCCTGGTTTTCGCTCACCTGCTATCTTGCCGCCTATGGTTTCGGTGGGTGGTTCACTTTGCGTGAAGCGATCGACAATCTCCGCCTGAAGCGCTTCGAGATCGATACGTTGATGCTGGTCGCGGCGGCGGGTGCCGGCGCGCTGGGGGCATGGGCCGAAGGCGCGCTACTGCTGTTCCTGTTCAGCCTTGGCCATGCGCTCGAACATTATGCCATGGGCCGGGCCAAACGCGCCATCGAAGCTCTTGCGGAACTCGCGCCCCGCACGGCGATGGTGCGACGCGGCGAAGGTCAGGTCGAGATCCCTGTCGAGGACCTTGTCATCGGCGATACAGTGGTGGTGAAACCCAATGAACGCCTGGCAGCCGACGGCTTCGTGGTGACGGGCCGCTCAAGCGTCAACCAGGCCCCCGTTACCGGCGAAAGCGTTTCGGTCGACAAGGAGCCGGTATCGGACCGGGCGCAAGCGGCGTCGCGGCCAGATACAGTGTCCGCCGAGCATCGTGTGTTCGCCGGCACCATCAATGGCCCGGGCGCAATCGAAATTGCCGTAACCCGGCTTTCCGCCGATACCACTCTGGCCAAAGTGGTACAGATGGTAAGCGAGGCGGAGACGCAGAAATCGCCCACTCAGCGCTTCACCGACCGTTTCGAGCGAGTATTTGTCCCCACCGTTTTGGCGCTGGTGATGGTTCTGCTGTTCGCCTGGACAGTGGTCGATGAGCCGTTCCGTGACAGTTTTTATCGCGCGATGGCTGTGCTCGTGGCGGCCAGCCCTTGTGCACTCGCAATCGCTACACCGAGCGCAGTGCTGTCAGGGGTGGCGCGCGCCGCGCGTGGCGGCGTCCTGATCAAGGGCGGTGGTCCGCTTGAGAATCTCGGATCGCTGACTGCTCTTGCCTTCGATAAGACCGGCACGCTGACCGAGGGCCGACCGCGAATAACGGATATCGTTCCCGCGAGCGGCGTGAGCGAAAGCGATCTCATGAAGATTGCAGTGGCCGTCGAGCGGCTCAGCGATCATCCGCTTGCAGCAGCCATTGTTCGCGACGGCGAACAATTTCTTGGCGGCCAAGATATCCCTGTCGCGAGCGATCTCTCAAGCCTCACCGGCCGAGGCGTACAGGCCAGTGTCGCGGGCAAGATAGTGTTGATTGGCAAGGCCGAGATGTTTGGGCACGATGGATTTCCTGCGCTCTCGTCGCAGTCCGCCCAGACAATCGAGCACCTGCGCGAGCAAGGCCGGACGACAATGGCCGTCCAAATCGGTGACCGGGATCTGGGCATCATCGGTCTTCTGGACACACCGCGGGCTGCAGCCAAGCAAACGATCGCCCGCCTCAAGGCGCTCGGCATTCTCCGGATGATCATGATCTCGGGAGACAACCAGCGCGTTGCCGCTGCCGTCGCTGGTGAAGTCGGTATCGACGAAGCCTGGGGCGACCTGATGCCCGAGGACAAGGTGGCGGCAATTGCCAAGCTTCGCGCCGAAATGCCGGTCGCGATGGTGGGCGATGGCGTAAACGACGCCCCAGCAATGGCTAACGCTACAGTCGGCATCGCCATGGGTGCCGCCGGCTCTGACGTCGCGTTGGAGACTGCCGACGTGGCACTGATGGCCGATGATTTGTCCCACCTGCCCTTTGCGGTGGGCTTGAGTCTTAGCACCCGCTGGGTCATTCGACAGAACCTGGTGGTCAGTCTCGGCGTGGTCGCCTTGCTCGTGCCGGCAACAGTTATGGGGCTCGGCATCGGTCCAGCGGTCATGGCTCATGAAGGATCGACTTTGCTCGTAGTCTTCAACGCACTTCGTTTGCTTGCTTACCGGGACAATGGAGGCGGCAAATGA
- a CDS encoding efflux RND transporter periplasmic adaptor subunit — MIQPNRRILGGAGAVLLVAAGAVAVSQCTADPVVETGNEEQAEEAVAPMDTLAMTPDAIRAANIAVETVQSGGLGSEVLAQATVTASPTGEAIVTALASGAVTRVYKRLGDPVRAGEALAIVRSRDAAQIAAAKTAAEAQAVLAQRNLARERQLYEQQVSARVDYERAQAEAAVAAAEAQRARLAARAANVTGDGSGSVVASPISGRVTSENVSLGAYVQPETELFRVADPSKVQIEAAVGPTDAQRLVRGDRAVVELPDGRTIEARVRAITPGLAGETRSATAVLDVPGSLQPGLPVRVRLLPSRGEVSDAIVIPEEALQTLEGRDVVFVRTEDGFRANNVTVARRSAGRVEIASGLKTGQMIATTNAFLLKAELGKGAGEEE; from the coding sequence ATGATCCAACCCAATAGGCGAATCCTGGGCGGAGCGGGTGCGGTGTTGCTCGTCGCCGCCGGAGCTGTCGCGGTATCGCAATGTACCGCAGACCCTGTCGTTGAAACCGGCAATGAGGAACAGGCCGAGGAAGCGGTCGCTCCTATGGACACTCTTGCGATGACGCCGGACGCGATCCGGGCGGCTAATATTGCTGTGGAGACGGTTCAGTCGGGCGGCCTCGGTTCGGAGGTTCTTGCTCAGGCTACGGTGACCGCTTCGCCGACCGGCGAGGCAATTGTCACGGCCTTGGCCAGTGGGGCTGTGACCCGCGTGTACAAGCGGCTCGGTGATCCGGTCCGCGCTGGCGAGGCGCTCGCCATCGTCCGAAGCCGGGACGCGGCCCAGATCGCAGCCGCGAAGACCGCCGCAGAGGCGCAGGCGGTTCTTGCTCAGCGCAATCTCGCTCGCGAACGGCAACTTTACGAACAGCAGGTATCGGCTCGCGTGGATTATGAGCGGGCGCAAGCCGAAGCTGCTGTCGCGGCCGCCGAGGCCCAGCGCGCGCGGCTTGCGGCCAGGGCAGCCAATGTCACGGGTGATGGCAGCGGCTCAGTCGTTGCCAGTCCCATATCCGGTCGGGTGACCAGCGAAAACGTCAGTCTTGGCGCATACGTCCAACCCGAAACCGAGTTGTTCCGAGTGGCGGACCCGTCGAAGGTGCAAATCGAAGCTGCGGTCGGGCCAACGGATGCGCAGCGGCTCGTTCGGGGCGACCGGGCGGTCGTGGAGTTACCCGATGGACGAACAATCGAGGCACGCGTCCGCGCGATTACGCCCGGTCTTGCCGGGGAAACGCGTTCGGCAACGGCCGTGCTCGACGTTCCGGGAAGCCTCCAGCCAGGGCTGCCGGTGCGGGTCCGCTTGCTGCCGAGCCGCGGCGAGGTGTCGGACGCGATCGTAATTCCCGAGGAGGCGCTTCAGACGCTGGAGGGCCGCGATGTCGTCTTTGTGCGAACCGAGGACGGATTTCGCGCGAACAATGTCACGGTTGCCAGGCGCAGCGCCGGACGCGTGGAAATCGCTTCGGGGCTGAAGACGGGTCAGATGATCGCCACCACGAATGCGTTCCTGCTGAAAGCCGAGCTCGGCAAGGGCGCAGGCGAGGAGGAATAG